Proteins encoded in a region of the Bdellovibrionales bacterium genome:
- a CDS encoding alpha/beta fold hydrolase: MEKKTIAPEMHPAAPPLEEPFSLAAVDGKKIYGLLNRSRTPSKKVIVLAHGFTGHPREYLHVIARNFFAAKGYDVVRFSFYSQESDARKLVECTIQTHADDLAFICDHFRPLYDKLYVAGHSYGGKAMIHANTQAAALGFWDSSFLTYETFWKANATKLEGTPYYTAGWGCDNLINPAMIEMDKNTSESDLIALAQKITTPSLVITAENEGEPTTRTILYDALICPKSYVEIKGADHCFTNGDTVYDMLERTLEWFNQH; this comes from the coding sequence ATGGAGAAGAAAACGATAGCACCAGAAATGCACCCTGCCGCGCCTCCGCTTGAAGAGCCGTTTTCCCTTGCGGCTGTCGATGGCAAAAAAATCTATGGTTTGTTGAACCGCAGCAGAACGCCAAGCAAAAAAGTGATTGTTTTGGCCCACGGTTTTACGGGGCATCCAAGAGAATACCTCCACGTCATAGCCCGCAATTTTTTTGCCGCTAAAGGCTATGATGTCGTGCGGTTTTCCTTTTATTCGCAAGAATCCGATGCGCGGAAGCTGGTGGAATGCACAATCCAAACACATGCGGATGATCTAGCTTTCATTTGCGATCATTTCCGCCCGCTTTACGATAAGCTCTATGTCGCGGGTCATTCCTATGGCGGGAAGGCAATGATCCATGCCAACACACAGGCTGCGGCATTAGGGTTTTGGGACTCTTCTTTTCTGACCTATGAAACTTTTTGGAAAGCAAACGCCACGAAGCTGGAAGGTACGCCCTATTATACCGCTGGATGGGGCTGCGATAATTTGATCAATCCCGCCATGATCGAGATGGATAAGAACACGTCTGAATCCGATCTCATTGCTCTTGCTCAAAAAATCACAACACCGTCTTTGGTGATAACTGCGGAAAATGAGGGTGAACCCACCACGCGCACAATCTTATACGATGCGCTAATCTGCCCCAAAAGCTATGTCGAGATCAAAGGCGCGGATCACTGCTTTACCAACGGCGATACGGTTTATG
- the rpsF gene encoding 30S ribosomal protein S6 has product MPYYESVFVARQDIPATQVEALTTLFTDIVTAAGGSVKKTEQWGLRTLAYRIRKNKKGHYVLFNLDAPSAAVNEMERNMRLNEDILRFMTVKVDELEEGPSVMMRRDERDSNERGDRGDRGDRGDRGDRGDRAPRAPRAPREAVIEE; this is encoded by the coding sequence ATGCCATACTACGAGTCCGTCTTTGTCGCACGTCAGGATATTCCTGCGACGCAAGTTGAGGCCTTGACAACCTTATTCACCGACATCGTCACCGCCGCAGGTGGCAGCGTCAAAAAGACCGAACAATGGGGTCTTCGCACGCTGGCGTACCGCATTCGCAAAAACAAAAAAGGCCATTATGTGCTGTTCAACCTTGATGCGCCCTCTGCGGCCGTCAATGAGATGGAACGCAACATGCGCCTGAACGAGGACATTCTTCGCTTCATGACCGTTAAGGTCGATGAACTTGAAGAAGGCCCCTCGGTCATGATGCGCCGCGACGAACGCGACAGCAACGAACGTGGTGATCGCGGAGATCGCGGAGATCGTGGAGATCGCGGCGACCGTGGCGACAGAGCCCCTCGTGCGCCTCGCGCCCCTCGCGAAGCCGTTATCGAAGAATAA
- the rfbD gene encoding dTDP-4-dehydrorhamnose reductase: MFLARNLLSRGESLLKRNIRFMTQHRIMLLGAAGLVGQAIQHLAAQDGAFPDWKLGLFSRAECDITNPAALRSAMQDFKPDLVINAACLARIDGAEEDHETADAVNFRAVAQMAAQCSALDVPLIHLSTDYVFDGRQNAPYMPDDQMNPVSHYGQSRMMGEEAIRHETPFHVILRVSSVFGPFRRNLLTSTLKAIEEKDELRVVNDIIAGPTSALDVAKAVIVIGTEILAGKTDGFGTFHLCGTPACSRYTFTEAVLKAYAPHTKKHPRLTPIVSNDLPHLKLRPRYSALECSKIKNVYGIEQKTWQDGIDASLAILSNAGRMPR, encoded by the coding sequence TTGTTTTTAGCCCGCAATTTACTATCGCGTGGCGAATCCCTTCTTAAAAGGAACATAAGGTTTATGACGCAACACCGTATCATGCTTTTGGGCGCAGCCGGTCTCGTCGGTCAGGCGATCCAGCACCTCGCGGCGCAGGACGGAGCCTTCCCCGATTGGAAGCTAGGGCTTTTTTCCCGCGCCGAGTGCGACATCACCAATCCCGCCGCTTTGCGCAGCGCTATGCAGGATTTCAAGCCTGACCTTGTCATCAACGCCGCCTGCCTTGCCCGCATCGATGGCGCGGAAGAAGATCACGAAACCGCCGACGCGGTTAATTTTCGTGCCGTGGCGCAAATGGCCGCGCAGTGTTCGGCTCTTGACGTTCCTTTGATCCATCTTTCGACCGACTATGTTTTTGATGGTCGCCAAAACGCGCCCTACATGCCAGATGATCAAATGAACCCCGTCAGCCATTACGGCCAAAGTCGCATGATGGGCGAAGAGGCCATCCGTCACGAGACTCCCTTTCATGTCATTTTGCGCGTGTCCTCGGTCTTTGGCCCCTTCCGCCGCAATCTGCTCACCAGCACGCTCAAAGCCATCGAAGAGAAAGATGAGCTGCGCGTCGTGAACGATATTATCGCGGGTCCGACCTCGGCTCTTGACGTGGCCAAGGCCGTGATCGTTATCGGAACCGAAATCCTTGCGGGTAAAACGGATGGGTTTGGAACCTTTCACCTATGCGGAACGCCTGCTTGCTCGCGCTACACTTTTACCGAGGCCGTCCTTAAGGCCTATGCGCCACATACGAAAAAACACCCGCGCCTTACGCCGATTGTCAGCAACGACTTGCCACACCTTAAACTGCGCCCGCGTTACTCGGCGCTGGAGTGCAGCAAGATCAAAAACGTATATGGGATTGAGCAAAAGACATGGCAGGACGGGATCGATGCCTCCCTCGCCATCCTGAGCAACGCAGGCCGTATGCCGAGGTAG
- a CDS encoding CZB domain-containing protein: protein MTTQEEIQTAIQAHAMWKINILKIIESGSSSLTPEQVRDDHQCAFGQWLYGHEAPPEITDGARCQRCFDLHARFHILTSEIMEMALQGKRKEAIDAMTEPSPYCTLSDALIDHLKHCAVTVEKKNTGKA, encoded by the coding sequence ATGACTACTCAAGAAGAAATTCAGACCGCTATTCAGGCGCATGCTATGTGGAAAATCAACATTCTCAAAATCATTGAATCGGGATCAAGTTCTTTGACCCCAGAGCAAGTACGCGATGATCATCAGTGCGCCTTTGGCCAATGGCTTTACGGCCATGAAGCGCCCCCTGAAATTACAGACGGCGCAAGATGTCAACGCTGTTTTGACCTTCACGCTCGCTTCCATATCCTGACCAGCGAGATTATGGAAATGGCTCTTCAAGGAAAAAGGAAAGAAGCCATCGACGCAATGACAGAGCCAAGCCCCTATTGCACGCTTTCAGACGCCCTGATTGACCATCTGAAACATTGCGCTGTTACCGTCGAAAAAAAGAACACAGGCAAAGCATAA
- the rpsR gene encoding 30S ribosomal protein S18 encodes MGGGHFFGRRKTCPFGGEAAPKIDYKDVRLLGRFVSERGKIVPSRITAVSNKKQRELKQAIKLARFLALLPYVNDRAGA; translated from the coding sequence ATGGGCGGAGGCCATTTCTTTGGTCGTCGCAAGACCTGCCCCTTTGGCGGCGAGGCAGCCCCCAAGATCGATTATAAAGACGTCCGTCTTTTGGGACGCTTTGTTTCCGAACGCGGCAAGATCGTGCCCTCACGCATCACCGCCGTATCCAACAAAAAACAACGCGAACTGAAGCAAGCGATCAAACTCGCGCGCTTTCTGGCCCTGTTGCCTTATGTCAATGACCGCGCCGGCGCGTAA
- the rplI gene encoding 50S ribosomal protein L9, with translation MIEVILLERIERLGTMGQTVKVRPGFARNYLLPQKKALRATKANLEQFEKQRAELEAKNAAQRAEAEKLATTMGDLKVVLIRQASEMGMLYGSVSARDIADAAKAAGKTIDRLMVQIDTPIKALGLFPIKVKLHPEVMIKVTVNVARSVEEAVVQAEKGMALIKAAAKEAAEEAERAVIEAIGTTDVLPVPEVAEGEEAPKAKKPRAKKAKAEGEEAAE, from the coding sequence ATGATTGAAGTTATTTTGTTAGAACGCATCGAGCGTTTGGGAACAATGGGTCAAACGGTCAAGGTTCGCCCGGGCTTTGCCCGCAACTACCTTTTGCCGCAGAAAAAAGCCCTGCGCGCTACCAAAGCCAACCTTGAGCAATTCGAAAAGCAACGCGCCGAACTTGAAGCCAAGAACGCCGCGCAGCGCGCCGAAGCCGAAAAGCTTGCCACCACGATGGGCGACCTAAAGGTCGTTCTCATCCGTCAGGCTAGCGAAATGGGCATGCTCTATGGCTCTGTCTCCGCGCGTGACATCGCCGACGCCGCCAAGGCCGCTGGCAAGACCATCGATCGCTTGATGGTTCAGATCGACACCCCCATCAAGGCTCTCGGCCTCTTCCCCATCAAGGTGAAGTTGCATCCCGAAGTCATGATCAAAGTCACGGTCAACGTCGCTCGCTCGGTTGAGGAAGCTGTCGTCCAAGCCGAAAAAGGCATGGCACTGATCAAGGCCGCAGCCAAGGAAGCCGCCGAAGAAGCTGAACGCGCCGTGATCGAGGCCATCGGTACAACCGATGTTCTTCCTGTTCCAGAAGTTGCGGAAGGCGAAGAAGCCCCCAAGGCCAAGAAGCCCCGCGCGAAGAAAGCCAAAGCCGAAGGCGAAGAAGCGGCGGAGTAA
- a CDS encoding replication-associated recombination protein A, with product MKNATLFSNQQDRPLPDRLRPAALDDVVGQGHLLAEGSPLGRMVAAGRLASLILWGPPGCGKTTIARLLAQAVHLFFEPVSAVSSGVADLRKVFEAAALRHETGQGTLLFVDEIHRFTRAQQDVLLPYVEDGTVTLVGATTENPSFELNGALLSRCQVFVLKRLDNVAMRHLITRAEQTEKHALSLTSDAYEALIAMADGDGRYLLTLVDDLLRSPPASPLDSAALAAFVQKRPPLYDKAQDSHYNLISALHKSMRGSDCDAALYWLARMLAGGEHPRYIARRMLRFASEDVGMADPQALTITLTAWQAYERLGSPEGDLALAQAVIYLATAPKSNASYAAYNASVRSAAQHGSLMPPKHILNAPTSMMKEQGYGEGYAYDPDTPDGFSGQNYFPDGMRREAYYKPAPRGFEREIAKRLDYWAGLRGKR from the coding sequence ATGAAGAACGCCACTCTCTTTTCCAATCAACAGGATCGGCCTTTGCCGGATCGTCTGCGCCCTGCGGCGCTGGACGATGTTGTGGGGCAGGGCCACTTGCTGGCCGAAGGCTCCCCGTTGGGGCGCATGGTGGCGGCAGGGCGGCTGGCCTCGTTGATATTGTGGGGGCCTCCGGGGTGTGGCAAGACGACCATCGCGCGGCTTTTGGCGCAGGCTGTCCATTTGTTTTTTGAGCCCGTATCCGCTGTGTCCTCTGGCGTGGCGGATCTGCGCAAGGTTTTTGAGGCCGCTGCCTTGCGGCATGAAACGGGGCAGGGGACTCTCCTTTTTGTGGACGAGATTCATCGCTTCACCCGCGCCCAGCAGGATGTCTTGCTGCCGTATGTTGAGGACGGGACGGTGACGCTTGTCGGCGCGACGACGGAGAATCCTTCGTTTGAGCTGAACGGCGCATTGTTGTCGCGCTGTCAGGTTTTTGTCCTCAAGCGCCTTGATAATGTGGCGATGCGCCATCTTATCACTCGCGCCGAGCAGACGGAAAAACACGCTTTGTCCCTCACTAGCGATGCCTATGAGGCGCTTATCGCGATGGCCGATGGGGATGGGCGGTATCTGCTTACGTTGGTTGATGATCTCTTGCGAAGCCCACCTGCCTCGCCGCTTGATTCTGCCGCGCTGGCTGCGTTCGTGCAAAAACGCCCGCCCTTGTACGACAAGGCGCAGGATAGTCACTATAATCTGATCAGCGCTTTGCATAAATCCATGCGAGGCTCGGACTGCGATGCGGCCCTCTATTGGCTGGCGCGAATGCTGGCGGGGGGCGAGCATCCCCGCTATATCGCGCGGCGCATGCTGCGCTTTGCGTCCGAGGATGTCGGCATGGCCGATCCGCAAGCGCTCACGATCACGCTGACGGCGTGGCAGGCGTATGAAAGGCTTGGTTCCCCCGAAGGCGACCTTGCGCTGGCACAGGCGGTTATCTATTTGGCGACCGCGCCGAAATCAAACGCAAGCTATGCAGCGTATAACGCCTCTGTTCGTTCAGCGGCACAGCATGGCTCGTTGATGCCGCCCAAGCATATCCTGAACGCGCCAACCTCGATGATGAAAGAGCAGGGCTATGGCGAGGGGTATGCCTATGATCCAGATACGCCCGATGGCTTTTCTGGTCAGAATTATTTTCCCGACGGCATGCGGCGCGAGGCTTATTACAAGCCCGCCCCTCGCGGCTTTGAGCGCGAGATTGCGAAACGCTTAGACTACTGGGCGGGTCTTCGCGGCAAGCGTTAG